The Sphaerospermopsis torques-reginae ITEP-024 genome has a window encoding:
- a CDS encoding VOC family protein: protein MNNQQNIPTGYLRKIHHIALNVADMQASRHFYGHILGLHELTGEEVPETLKQLVAEGKVANFITPDGTILDLFGEPELLPPDPDPSKSFTRAYHLAFDIDPQLFDQAVSVIRENNLVIAYGPLTRPTGRGVYFYDPDGFMIEIRCDPH, encoded by the coding sequence ATGAATAATCAACAAAATATTCCCACCGGCTACCTACGCAAAATCCATCATATTGCTTTAAACGTTGCGGATATGCAAGCATCACGCCATTTTTATGGACATATTTTAGGATTACACGAACTCACAGGAGAAGAAGTTCCCGAAACATTAAAACAACTCGTTGCTGAAGGAAAAGTTGCTAATTTCATCACCCCAGATGGAACAATATTAGACTTATTTGGAGAACCAGAATTATTACCACCAGACCCTGACCCCAGTAAATCCTTTACTAGAGCATATCATTTAGCATTTGATATTGATCCCCAATTATTTGATCAAGCTGTATCCGTGATCAGGGAAAATAATTTAGTCATAGCTTATGGACCCCTTACCCGTCCTACAGGTAGAGGGGTGTACTTTTATGACCCCGATGGGTTTATGATAGAAATTCGTTGTGATCCTCATTAA
- a CDS encoding amidohydrolase family protein, which translates to MNLSEIPLIEQHAHNILKSEVAVNYPFAAAFTEGYDPEIINYHAKHTLFYRRSLREIATLLNCEPKETAILAHRQNLGLENLTRIYFDAANLEAIYLDDGLTPENILPISWHQQFTTVKRILRLELLAEKLLSQIDEFHTFVNAFIKEIDPPSPDIVAFKSIACYRSGLDIRPVAPAVAAVHFYDLKKQHKKNDLPLRLNDKQLIDFILQQTLIIAAKYKIPVQLHTGLGDPDLDLRLANPLNLRYLIECPQYKNAPLVLLHASYPYMREAGYLASMYPQVYLDFGLAVPFLSVSGMRNTIRQLLELIPTTKLMYSSDAHSIPELYYLGAKWGRQLLGKVLDEAIKDTDITVKEAEEIALAILRENALSLYGRRLKGE; encoded by the coding sequence ATGAATCTCTCCGAAATTCCCCTCATTGAACAACACGCCCACAACATATTAAAATCAGAAGTAGCTGTAAATTATCCATTTGCAGCCGCTTTTACAGAAGGTTATGATCCAGAAATCATTAATTATCACGCCAAACATACCTTATTTTATCGCCGCAGTTTACGAGAAATTGCTACATTATTAAACTGTGAACCCAAAGAAACAGCAATTTTAGCACATCGGCAAAATTTAGGACTAGAAAATTTAACCAGAATATATTTTGACGCTGCTAACTTAGAAGCAATATATTTAGATGATGGCTTAACACCAGAAAATATATTACCAATTTCCTGGCATCAACAATTTACCACAGTCAAAAGAATTTTACGCTTAGAATTATTAGCCGAAAAACTACTTTCACAAATTGACGAATTTCACACTTTTGTTAATGCTTTTATCAAAGAAATTGATCCGCCATCTCCTGATATTGTCGCTTTCAAAAGTATAGCTTGTTATCGTAGTGGTTTAGATATTCGACCAGTTGCACCTGCGGTAGCTGCTGTGCATTTTTACGATTTAAAAAAGCAACATAAAAAAAATGATCTGCCTTTACGATTAAATGATAAACAATTAATAGATTTTATTTTACAACAAACTTTGATAATTGCTGCTAAATATAAAATACCTGTACAACTACACACAGGTTTAGGTGATCCAGATTTAGATTTAAGATTAGCAAATCCTTTAAATTTACGATATTTGATAGAATGTCCTCAATATAAAAACGCGCCTTTAGTTTTACTTCATGCTTCCTATCCTTACATGAGAGAAGCGGGATATTTAGCATCAATGTATCCCCAAGTTTATTTAGATTTTGGTTTAGCAGTTCCTTTTTTAAGTGTATCAGGAATGCGAAATACAATTAGGCAACTTTTGGAATTAATACCCACAACTAAATTAATGTATTCCTCTGATGCTCATTCTATCCCAGAATTGTATTATTTAGGTGCAAAATGGGGTCGTCAATTGTTAGGTAAAGTGTTAGATGAGGCAATTAAAGATACAGATATTACTGTTAAAGAAGCGGAAGAAATAGCATTGGCAATTTTACGAGAGAATGCTTTAAGTTTGTATGGGAGGAGGTTAAAAGGGGAGTAA
- a CDS encoding metallophosphoesterase family protein, which translates to MKLISEPSVPVKIQKMNQRVRSQHPSIQQRGIDQTSMILDDNGREKNQNFSFMVIGDSGTKSHYGSHPQRQVAEMMLNHSDDCRFILHTGDVVYVVGSREYYPPNFIEPYREFLVGGENPENIAYDQMVFKLPILPVLGNHDYYDVPLVYRLITGSTLPLRRMLRYKDIEIGWHGSNQGDAYTRAFIDYLAAISPHELESHLDKYYTAKSNTGRCLRYQPGNFTRLPNRYYTFNYGGIDFFALDSNTFNTPEPLPENQAGDIRRELLQRRQKLEQEELEILAECDKLNSENPEESEQLADLGAKVDQLNEVKLDIEKQLEIHTSADVDFEQLDWLKDRLIASWQNSEVRGRVIFFHHPPYVTEATKWHQGQTLAVRHRLRGVFEQVAAALGNINQGRPLVDVVFNGHAHCLEYLRTVDTGYADSHINYIVCGGSGRRPRRQRQEGTELVETFTDGNSNYTQKVAESLLYVGRSGYGLERKKPYSCLRVDVKDGFPAKFIITPLVTEQVEGKWCDRQLEPIVI; encoded by the coding sequence ATGAAATTGATTTCTGAACCATCAGTTCCGGTAAAAATCCAAAAAATGAACCAAAGGGTGCGATCGCAGCATCCCAGTATTCAGCAACGAGGAATTGACCAAACCTCGATGATTTTAGATGATAATGGCAGGGAGAAAAATCAAAATTTCTCCTTTATGGTCATCGGTGATAGCGGTACTAAGTCTCATTATGGTTCTCATCCTCAGCGTCAAGTTGCCGAAATGATGTTAAATCATAGTGATGATTGCCGTTTTATTTTGCATACTGGTGATGTTGTTTATGTGGTGGGTTCTCGTGAGTATTATCCGCCTAATTTTATTGAACCTTATCGGGAATTTTTGGTAGGTGGTGAAAACCCCGAAAATATTGCTTATGACCAAATGGTTTTTAAGTTGCCAATTTTGCCAGTTTTAGGTAATCATGACTATTATGATGTGCCTTTGGTTTATCGTTTAATCACTGGTTCGACTTTACCTTTACGGCGAATGTTGCGTTACAAAGATATTGAAATTGGTTGGCATGGTTCAAATCAAGGAGATGCTTATACAAGGGCTTTTATAGATTATTTAGCCGCTATTTCTCCCCATGAATTAGAATCTCATTTAGATAAATATTACACTGCCAAAAGTAATACGGGGCGATGTTTGCGTTATCAACCGGGAAATTTTACCCGTTTACCTAATAGGTATTATACTTTTAATTATGGGGGAATTGATTTTTTTGCCCTGGATTCTAATACTTTTAATACTCCAGAACCGTTACCAGAAAACCAAGCGGGAGATATTCGCAGGGAGTTGTTACAGCGTCGTCAAAAGTTGGAACAAGAAGAGTTAGAAATTTTGGCAGAATGTGATAAACTCAACTCTGAAAATCCCGAAGAATCAGAACAATTAGCTGATTTAGGTGCTAAGGTAGACCAACTCAACGAAGTCAAACTTGACATTGAAAAACAATTAGAAATTCACACCAGTGCAGATGTGGATTTTGAGCAACTTGACTGGTTAAAAGATAGATTAATTGCATCTTGGCAAAATTCAGAAGTGCGGGGACGGGTGATATTTTTCCATCATCCTCCCTATGTAACAGAAGCTACCAAATGGCATCAGGGACAAACCTTAGCTGTACGTCATCGGTTGCGGGGAGTTTTTGAGCAAGTTGCGGCTGCTTTAGGTAATATAAATCAAGGTAGACCGCTTGTGGATGTGGTTTTCAATGGCCACGCGCACTGTTTGGAATATCTGCGGACGGTGGATACAGGATATGCCGATTCACACATTAATTATATAGTTTGTGGTGGCAGTGGTCGCCGTCCCCGTCGGCAACGACAAGAAGGAACAGAATTAGTAGAAACTTTTACCGATGGTAATAGTAATTATACTCAGAAAGTCGCTGAGTCTCTGCTGTATGTGGGACGCAGTGGTTACGGTTTAGAAAGGAAAAAACCTTATTCCTGCTTGCGGGTTGATGTGAAAGACGGTTTTCCGGCTAAGTTTATTATTACACCATTAGTTACAGAGCAAGTAGAGGGAAAATGGTGCGATCGCCAATTAGAACCTATTGTCATTTAA
- a CDS encoding Uma2 family endonuclease, with protein MQTQTRTYTPEEYLELEEKAEYKNEYRDGEIIAMAGGTTNHNKIALNFAAALKYGLKKQNYDVYIGDVRLWIPRYRQYTYSDVMVIEGEPIYQNANTTTVMNPLLIAEVLSKSTSNYDQSDKFLYYRSIPEFKEYILINQYQYHVMHYVKTDDGKWIFTELESESDTLTLQNLDFQIDFQDLYEQVDFQKSVDE; from the coding sequence ATGCAAACACAAACCCGAACCTATACACCAGAAGAATATCTAGAACTGGAAGAAAAAGCAGAATATAAAAATGAATACCGTGATGGAGAAATTATAGCTATGGCTGGAGGAACAACAAATCATAATAAAATTGCTTTAAATTTTGCTGCGGCTTTAAAATACGGATTAAAAAAGCAAAATTATGATGTTTATATTGGTGATGTCAGGTTGTGGATACCCCGTTATCGTCAATATACTTACTCTGATGTGATGGTAATTGAAGGTGAACCTATTTATCAAAATGCAAATACAACTACTGTGATGAATCCTTTATTAATTGCTGAAGTTTTATCTAAATCCACAAGCAATTATGACCAAAGTGATAAATTTCTTTATTATCGCTCAATTCCTGAATTTAAAGAATATATTTTAATCAATCAATATCAATATCATGTCATGCACTATGTAAAAACAGATGATGGGAAATGGATATTTACAGAATTGGAATCTGAATCAGATACTTTAACACTGCAAAATCTAGATTTTCAAATTGATTTTCAGGATTTATATGAACAGGTTGATTTTCAGAAAAGTGTTGATGAATAA
- the argJ gene encoding bifunctional ornithine acetyltransferase/N-acetylglutamate synthase — MADWKEITGGVTAARGYRAAGIKAGLKPSGLPDLALILSDVDAIAAGVFTTSHVKAACVDYCRQRLQSKHTTRAILCNAGQANAATGSQGVKDALESADLLAKELNISPESILLASTGVIGQRIKMDALRNGIPKLVAELSETGSDAAAGAIITTDLVTKSIALETTIHDRPVRIGGIAKGSGMIHPNMATMLAFVTCDAAVSSTLWQQMLTRAADRSFNSITVDGDTSTNDSLIALANGASRTPAITEPGPEAEKLEAMLTAVCQHLAKAIARDGEGATCLIEVQVSGANDETAARQIAKTIAGSSLVKSAIFGRDPNWGRIAGAAGRAGVPFEQDNLKIKIGDFVLMENGQPLPFDKAAVNAYLKQTSAGAYLKEDTVLIAVSVGHGHGTGTAWGCDLSYDYVKINAEYTT; from the coding sequence ATGGCAGACTGGAAAGAAATTACAGGTGGTGTGACAGCAGCAAGGGGATATCGTGCAGCAGGTATTAAAGCTGGTTTGAAACCTTCGGGATTGCCGGATTTAGCGTTAATATTATCAGATGTGGATGCGATCGCGGCTGGTGTATTTACCACAAGTCATGTGAAAGCCGCTTGTGTAGATTATTGTCGTCAACGTTTACAAAGCAAGCATACCACTAGAGCTATACTGTGTAATGCCGGTCAAGCTAACGCCGCTACAGGAAGTCAAGGTGTCAAAGATGCGTTAGAAAGTGCAGACTTATTAGCGAAAGAGTTGAACATTTCCCCAGAATCAATTTTACTCGCTTCCACTGGGGTAATAGGTCAAAGAATTAAAATGGATGCTTTGCGAAATGGGATACCTAAGTTAGTTGCAGAACTTTCCGAAACTGGATCGGATGCTGCTGCCGGAGCTATTATAACCACAGATTTAGTCACAAAATCCATTGCTTTAGAAACAACTATACATGACCGACCGGTGCGAATTGGTGGTATTGCTAAAGGTTCGGGGATGATTCATCCTAATATGGCCACCATGTTAGCTTTTGTTACCTGTGATGCAGCGGTGTCATCTACATTATGGCAACAAATGTTAACACGGGCTGCTGATAGAAGTTTTAATTCGATTACAGTTGATGGAGATACCAGCACCAATGATAGTTTAATAGCCTTAGCTAACGGTGCATCTCGTACTCCTGCTATTACCGAACCCGGACCAGAAGCGGAAAAATTAGAAGCAATGTTAACCGCAGTGTGCCAACATTTAGCCAAGGCGATCGCCCGTGACGGAGAAGGTGCAACTTGTTTAATAGAAGTGCAAGTCAGTGGTGCAAACGACGAAACCGCAGCGCGACAAATAGCCAAAACCATTGCTGGATCATCCTTAGTTAAATCTGCAATCTTTGGACGAGATCCCAACTGGGGAAGGATCGCCGGTGCTGCTGGCCGTGCAGGAGTACCCTTTGAACAAGATAACCTGAAAATTAAAATCGGCGATTTTGTACTCATGGAAAATGGGCAACCTTTACCTTTTGATAAAGCTGCTGTTAATGCTTATTTGAAACAAACGTCCGCAGGTGCTTATCTCAAAGAAGACACAGTATTAATTGCCGTTAGTGTAGGTCATGGCCACGGAACAGGTACAGCTTGGGGTTGTGATTTGAGTTATGACTACGTGAAAATTAACGCCGAATATACAACTTAG
- a CDS encoding class I SAM-dependent methyltransferase, whose protein sequence is MVRSPIRTYCHLILILFLGWGILLTFSNLPAAALPVYEQRQNHSPDGIGKYYMGREIAQVMGYTGAGWLERPSRETEEKPSQIVPLLNLKPDDVVADIGAGTGYVSFLIAPLLTQGKVLAVDVQPQMLEIIDYFKQEKNIHNVEPILATETNPNLPPESIDLAIFVDAYHELAYPQEVMTEIVKALKPGGRVVLVEYRGENPFIMIKGLHKMTQKQVKKEMQAVGLVYQETKNTLPQQHFLVFAKP, encoded by the coding sequence ATGGTGCGATCGCCAATTAGAACCTATTGTCATTTAATACTCATTCTTTTTCTCGGTTGGGGAATATTACTAACTTTCTCCAACCTTCCCGCAGCAGCGTTACCCGTTTACGAACAGCGACAAAATCACAGTCCTGATGGTATCGGTAAATACTACATGGGTCGGGAAATTGCTCAAGTAATGGGTTATACAGGTGCTGGTTGGTTAGAAAGACCTAGCAGAGAAACAGAAGAAAAACCCAGTCAAATAGTCCCACTTCTCAACTTAAAACCTGATGATGTAGTTGCAGATATTGGTGCTGGTACGGGATATGTAAGCTTTTTAATAGCACCATTATTAACCCAAGGAAAGGTTTTAGCAGTTGATGTTCAACCGCAAATGTTGGAGATAATTGACTATTTTAAACAAGAGAAAAATATCCATAATGTAGAACCAATTTTAGCAACAGAAACTAACCCTAACTTACCACCAGAAAGCATAGATTTAGCAATCTTTGTAGATGCTTATCATGAGTTAGCATATCCCCAAGAAGTCATGACAGAAATTGTTAAAGCATTAAAACCAGGTGGGAGAGTCGTGTTAGTCGAATATCGGGGAGAAAACCCCTTTATTATGATTAAAGGTTTGCACAAAATGACACAGAAACAAGTGAAAAAAGAAATGCAAGCAGTGGGTTTAGTTTATCAAGAAACGAAAAATACATTACCGCAGCAGCATTTTCTGGTATTTGCTAAACCATGA
- a CDS encoding methyltransferase, with the protein MNETQLSLHTQLTQMISGYWVAQGISTAAKLGIADILQQGEQTCQELAESTKSDPSALYRLMRALASIGIFQETDNQNFILTPLAEYLCSDHPQSVKATAIMLGDAPHYQPWGKMFYSVKTGKPAFDHHFGMGVFEYFKSHPQDAEIFEQSMNSFSLVEETAILDVYDFSPFKTLVDVGGGYGEMLGKFLQQYPHLQGILFDEEYVISHCQPTLEKHDIVSRCQPVSGSFFESVPSGGDVYLLKHIVHDWDDERAIKILQNCRNAMDEHSKILVLEMIVEPGNIPSAAKMLDLNMLVMCPGGKERTAAEFHELFTKAGLKLTQIIRTADDICIIEGCK; encoded by the coding sequence ATGAATGAAACTCAACTTTCCCTACATACTCAATTAACACAAATGATTAGCGGTTATTGGGTAGCTCAAGGTATCTCCACTGCTGCTAAATTAGGCATTGCTGATATTTTGCAACAAGGTGAGCAAACCTGTCAAGAATTAGCTGAAAGTACAAAAAGTGATCCTAGTGCTTTATATCGTCTCATGAGGGCTTTAGCAAGTATCGGTATTTTTCAAGAAACAGATAATCAAAACTTTATCCTCACTCCTTTAGCTGAATATTTATGTAGTGATCATCCGCAATCAGTCAAAGCAACTGCTATTATGCTAGGAGATGCACCCCATTATCAACCTTGGGGGAAAATGTTTTATAGTGTGAAAACCGGAAAACCAGCATTTGATCATCATTTTGGGATGGGTGTATTTGAATATTTTAAATCCCACCCTCAAGATGCTGAAATTTTTGAGCAAAGCATGAATTCTTTTTCTTTAGTCGAGGAAACAGCTATCCTCGATGTTTATGATTTTTCCCCCTTTAAAACCTTGGTAGATGTGGGTGGAGGATATGGAGAAATGTTAGGTAAGTTTTTACAACAATATCCCCATCTTCAAGGTATTCTGTTTGATGAAGAATATGTAATTTCTCATTGTCAACCAACATTAGAAAAACATGATATAGTTAGTCGTTGTCAACCTGTGAGTGGTAGTTTTTTTGAATCAGTTCCATCAGGAGGAGATGTTTATCTTTTAAAGCATATTGTTCATGACTGGGATGATGAAAGAGCAATTAAAATTCTGCAAAATTGTCGAAATGCTATGGATGAGCATAGTAAAATATTGGTTTTAGAAATGATTGTTGAACCTGGTAATATTCCTAGTGCTGCAAAAATGTTAGATTTGAATATGTTGGTGATGTGTCCTGGTGGTAAAGAAAGAACAGCAGCAGAGTTTCACGAATTATTTACGAAAGCTGGTTTAAAATTAACTCAGATTATTCGTACTGCTGATGATATTTGTATCATTGAAGGTTGTAAATAA
- a CDS encoding type II toxin-antitoxin system VapC family toxin yields the protein MKVLFDTSVLVAAFVISHPKHSVCFSWLKSAESRKIQGFISTHSLAETYSVITRLPIQPRLTPEQAQQIILDISQYLEAIPLLSNDYQTAIAQMAHLNLPGGGIFDALIAQAAIKAKVDVLLTLNPNHFNRLGDELAKLVQVPE from the coding sequence ATGAAAGTTTTGTTTGATACATCTGTCTTAGTAGCTGCATTCGTTATCAGTCACCCCAAGCATTCTGTATGTTTTTCATGGTTGAAGTCAGCAGAATCTAGAAAAATTCAAGGCTTTATTTCGACTCACAGTTTAGCGGAAACTTATTCTGTAATCACCCGCTTACCTATTCAACCACGTCTTACTCCCGAACAAGCTCAACAAATAATATTAGATATTTCTCAGTATCTTGAAGCTATTCCATTACTATCTAATGATTATCAAACAGCGATCGCACAAATGGCACATTTAAACCTTCCTGGTGGTGGTATTTTTGATGCGTTAATCGCTCAAGCTGCTATCAAAGCAAAAGTAGATGTTCTCCTAACACTTAATCCCAATCATTTTAATCGTTTGGGAGATGAGTTAGCAAAGCTTGTGCAAGTTCCTGAGTAA
- a CDS encoding damage-control phosphatase ARMT1 family protein: MNNFQLPNLPLPLPLLGSEVGSFTEFTVTQRMPNIARRVIKENKFPTEINQSLEKLAAELPNGYLQHLKNDTGADFHNWEKYLEPYINQRWVDVPWFFAETYFYRLILNITNYFQPGKWQGVDPFLSQKEQGLEASIDAIISLCTQVQQWLNESKKAGKPSKSSLIALLYFALWGNRVDLSLWSAFEDNRSNFDIQTQLNNILIDDSFAVTKLLTKSENNRIDFVIDNAGFELICDLCLVDFLLGSGFANQVYLHLKPHPTFVSDAMIKDVYATRDFLAAGSHPDVKSFVQRLSKNLDSGKLILTENYFWTSPLPFWQIPQSLKDELGKSNLIVVKGDANYRRLLGDVHWDYTTNFADIVAYLPAPMVALRTLKSEVAAGLKAEVLQELATVDPKWLTNGQWGVIQLVS; the protein is encoded by the coding sequence ATGAATAATTTTCAACTTCCTAATTTACCCTTACCATTACCGCTTTTAGGTTCTGAAGTTGGTTCTTTTACTGAGTTTACAGTAACTCAAAGAATGCCAAATATTGCACGTCGTGTCATTAAAGAAAATAAATTTCCCACTGAGATAAATCAAAGCTTGGAAAAATTAGCAGCAGAACTTCCCAACGGATATTTACAACATTTAAAAAATGACACAGGTGCAGATTTTCATAACTGGGAGAAATATTTAGAACCTTATATAAATCAACGTTGGGTAGATGTACCTTGGTTTTTTGCGGAAACTTATTTTTATCGTCTTATTCTCAATATTACTAATTACTTTCAACCAGGGAAATGGCAAGGTGTTGATCCATTTTTATCACAAAAAGAACAAGGTTTAGAAGCTTCCATTGATGCGATTATTTCTTTATGTACTCAAGTACAGCAATGGTTAAATGAATCAAAAAAAGCAGGTAAACCTAGTAAATCTTCTCTCATTGCTTTATTGTATTTCGCATTATGGGGAAATAGAGTTGATTTGAGTTTATGGTCTGCTTTTGAAGATAACAGAAGCAATTTTGATATTCAAACTCAATTAAATAATATTTTGATAGATGATTCATTTGCAGTTACTAAGCTATTAACTAAGTCAGAAAATAACCGCATTGATTTTGTCATTGATAATGCAGGTTTTGAGTTAATTTGTGATTTATGTTTAGTTGATTTTCTCTTAGGTAGTGGTTTTGCAAATCAGGTTTATTTACATTTGAAACCCCATCCCACTTTTGTCTCAGATGCAATGATTAAGGATGTCTATGCAACTAGAGATTTTTTAGCAGCAGGTAGCCATCCTGATGTTAAATCATTTGTGCAAAGATTAAGTAAAAATCTGGATTCAGGAAAATTGATTTTAACAGAAAATTATTTTTGGACTTCACCTTTACCATTTTGGCAAATTCCCCAATCACTGAAAGATGAACTAGGAAAATCGAATTTAATAGTTGTTAAAGGTGATGCTAATTATCGGCGGTTGTTAGGAGATGTACACTGGGATTATACTACAAATTTTGCCGATATAGTTGCTTATTTACCTGCACCGATGGTAGCTTTACGCACATTAAAATCAGAGGTTGCCGCAGGTCTGAAAGCAGAAGTTTTACAGGAATTAGCAACAGTAGACCCTAAGTGGTTGACAAATGGACAGTGGGGAGTAATTCAGTTGGTAAGTTAA
- the gatB gene encoding Asp-tRNA(Asn)/Glu-tRNA(Gln) amidotransferase subunit GatB, with amino-acid sequence MTTATPVKTEYEAIIGLETHCQLSTNTKIFSSSSTAFGADPNTNIDPVCMGLPGVLPVLNAKVLEYAVKAGLALNCQIAKYSKFDRKQYFYPDLPKNYQISQYDLPIAEHGWLEIEMVDDAGNPTRKRIGITRLHMEEDAGKLVHAGSDRLAGSSYSLVDYNRAGVPLVEIVSEPDLRTGQEAAEYAQELRRIMRYLGVSDGNMQEGSLRCDVNISVRPVGQEKFGTKVEIKNMNSFSAIQKAIDYEIERQIAAIEAGEKIIQETRLWEEGSQRTSSMRVKEGSSDYRYFPEPDLAPIEVSDTQLKNWKSELPELPAQKRHRYENELGLSAYDTRVLTEDSSVAGYFESAINAGANPKAAANWITQDIAAYLNKQKLTISEIKLKPESLADVITRIENGKISNAQAKEKLVDLLNELEPEKAFAGQELISDPAVLGQIIDEIIAANPQQVEQYRGGKTNLKGFFVGQVLKKTNKRAEPKLTNELVEKKLNGN; translated from the coding sequence ATGACCACAGCTACACCCGTAAAAACAGAATACGAAGCAATTATTGGTTTAGAAACCCATTGTCAACTTTCTACAAACACCAAAATCTTTTCTAGCAGTTCCACCGCTTTTGGTGCAGATCCCAACACCAATATTGACCCGGTGTGTATGGGTTTACCAGGAGTTTTACCCGTACTTAATGCCAAAGTTCTAGAATATGCAGTCAAAGCAGGTTTAGCGTTAAATTGTCAAATCGCTAAATATAGTAAATTTGACCGTAAACAGTATTTTTATCCTGATTTACCGAAAAACTATCAAATTTCTCAATATGACTTACCCATAGCTGAACATGGTTGGTTAGAAATAGAAATGGTAGATGATGCGGGAAACCCCACCCGTAAACGCATCGGTATTACTCGTCTGCACATGGAAGAGGATGCAGGAAAACTTGTACACGCAGGAAGCGATCGCCTAGCAGGTTCTAGTTATTCTCTGGTAGACTATAACCGCGCTGGTGTCCCTTTGGTGGAAATTGTTTCTGAACCAGACCTGAGAACAGGCCAAGAAGCTGCGGAATATGCCCAAGAACTACGTCGCATTATGCGTTATCTTGGTGTCAGTGATGGCAATATGCAAGAAGGGTCTCTGCGTTGTGATGTGAATATTTCCGTCCGTCCTGTAGGACAAGAAAAGTTTGGTACAAAGGTGGAAATTAAAAATATGAACTCCTTTAGTGCCATTCAAAAAGCGATAGACTATGAAATTGAGCGTCAAATAGCCGCTATTGAAGCAGGGGAAAAAATAATTCAAGAAACCCGACTTTGGGAAGAAGGTTCACAACGTACTAGCAGTATGCGGGTTAAAGAAGGTTCTAGCGATTATCGTTATTTTCCTGAACCTGATTTAGCGCCTATTGAGGTTTCTGATACACAGTTAAAAAATTGGAAAAGCGAATTACCAGAATTACCTGCACAAAAACGCCATCGTTATGAAAACGAGTTGGGTCTTTCTGCCTATGATACCAGGGTTTTAACAGAAGATAGTTCTGTCGCTGGATACTTTGAAAGTGCTATAAACGCTGGTGCAAATCCCAAAGCTGCTGCAAACTGGATCACCCAAGATATAGCAGCCTACTTAAACAAACAAAAACTCACCATTTCCGAAATTAAACTGAAACCGGAAAGTCTGGCAGATGTAATTACCAGAATTGAAAATGGTAAGATTAGCAACGCCCAAGCAAAAGAAAAGCTAGTAGATTTACTGAACGAATTAGAACCAGAAAAAGCCTTTGCAGGTCAGGAATTAATCAGCGATCCGGCTGTTTTAGGACAAATAATAGATGAAATCATTGCGGCAAATCCGCAACAAGTAGAACAATACCGGGGAGGAAAAACCAACCTCAAAGGTTTCTTTGTGGGACAAGTGCTGAAAAAGACCAACAAACGTGCTGAACCTAAACTGACTAACGAGTTAGTCGAAAAGAAACTGAACGGAAATTAG